CACTCCTTTTCACTGCTGCTCCCTGTCCTGTTCCTTGGTTTTGTTGCACACGTGCAACAAAACAACCGGTTTTACCGCTCGGTTTCCACCCCCCATCGATTCCAATAGCCTGAAAAATCAGGACTTAAACCATTTGGCACGTAAATTGCTAATGTGAAAAGAGGAACACAGTAGCAGATTTTTTTCTTACAGGAGAGGGAGATGGCCAACAAGAAAATATTGGTCGTGGACGATGAACTGGACACGAGGACCTTCCTATCCACTCTCCTAGAAACCAGCGGGTACATCCCGGTGCTCGCCGTCGACGGAAAGGAAGGTATCCTCAAGGCCAGGCAACTAAAGCCGGAACTCATTATCCTGGATGTGATGATGCCCGAAGAGGGCGGCATACAACTGTATCGGGACATCAAGAATGACGCGCATCTGAGGAATACTCCGGTAATTATGCTTTCAGGCATTGCAAAGAAAACGTTTTTCCATGCCTTGAATATGCTCAACCTGAACACCAGCAAAATGGTTCCCGAACCGGAAGCGTATATCGAGAAGCCGCCCGAGCCGGAAGAGCTTTTGGCG
The Deltaproteobacteria bacterium genome window above contains:
- a CDS encoding response regulator — translated: MANKKILVVDDELDTRTFLSTLLETSGYIPVLAVDGKEGILKARQLKPELIILDVMMPEEGGIQLYRDIKNDAHLRNTPVIMLSGIAKKTFFHALNMLNLNTSKMVPEPEAYIEKPPEPEELLAWTRSLLQT